One window of Mucilaginibacter inviolabilis genomic DNA carries:
- a CDS encoding MarR family winged helix-turn-helix transcriptional regulator, with product MKPSELTDFEDRDRNIFWILYVLDKALEEWFNESFDFSTYPDFQFTYLSFFMRIGLSGISTSELALLTGVTKQGAGRIVRKLVSYKLVKAEKSDSDARLLRLYLTESGKKFYQQMDEMTNELLAEHIKVVGAKKYHTTVDTLIELTHYYQKKAKK from the coding sequence ATGAAACCGAGTGAACTGACCGACTTCGAAGACCGTGATAGAAATATTTTTTGGATTCTATATGTGCTCGACAAAGCGCTGGAAGAGTGGTTTAATGAGAGTTTTGACTTTTCCACATACCCGGATTTTCAATTCACGTACTTATCATTCTTTATGAGAATTGGACTATCCGGAATATCGACCAGCGAACTGGCTTTGCTTACCGGCGTGACTAAACAAGGTGCTGGTCGTATTGTACGAAAGCTGGTTTCTTATAAACTGGTTAAAGCAGAAAAAAGTGATTCCGACGCACGGCTGTTAAGGCTGTATCTTACTGAGAGCGGAAAGAAATTTTACCAGCAAATGGATGAAATGACCAATGAACTTTTAGCTGAGCATATTAAAGTTGTCGGTGCCAAAAAATATCATACAACTGTTGATACGTTGATAGAACTCACTCACTACTATCAAAAGAAAGCGAAAAAGTAA
- a CDS encoding TonB-dependent receptor: protein MRLSAFLLLVSILQVRAASTAAQTINLNASNASLTSVLKQIQKQSSFNIIYDAQMIKKAVAVNVHLNNVSLVNALEQCFQGQPFTYVVNDNTIIITPKKQEEKPAPAIIIKGIVKDSKGLPLPGVSVKLKGTAIGTQTNTDGSYTITVNNSNNVLAFSFIGFVTQEVTIGDKTRIDIVLVDQDSKLSEVVVVGYGTQKKANLTGAVSTVGSAQLENRPVTGVTNALAGTVPGLTIITNNGQPGKDAGSINLRGQSLNATNALMVIDGIISGTNELNNINPNDIDNVSVLKDAASASIYGNRASGGVIVITTKKGKKGTAVITYNNSFGKNTAVALPDYLPSWQAATMYDQALVNEGGTALYTDAQIQKFKDGSDPFNYPNTDWLKYLYSGNGFQQNHYIGVSGGSDKTTYALSAGYFDQNGITPNTNTKKYTARLNLNTQLKDNLSAFGYLSYDYQPVSEPQNSRGNTPDFSQVIFQFNRISPIIPAYYANGQYGSISDGSPLAWLKSPSFNRQNYYNFQGSVGIDWEIIKGLHFKPSLNYKFNTNQNTNFTSSIQYYNAQGGTNGTANLASSLQEYGSFTYVSPQVLLEYGTKIGNHSIKVLAGASQEYSKNYYLRGYREGFINSSLSDLDAAPPANQSTGSNTHDVALRSFFGRANYDYKGKYLIEGDMRYDGSSRFAPANRWGVFPGASVGWRISEEDFFSSLKSTVSSLKLRASWGKLGNQDITGYYPTIGTVNSGQNYPFGGTVIGGLAPINGVDPTIVWEKSTQTDIGLDADFLNVFSLTVDYFNKKNSDALYQVTLPATYGLGAPVVNASTSQNTGWEFALTYHDRAGAFSWNVTGNAALIKNKVLKLGTTNAPQINPPNYPNGIINEVGQPLASFYGYVAEGLFQNQAQVNAHASQAGLGTNIGPGDIMYKDLNGDGKIDAKDKTVLGSNFPKVTYGLNLNLNWKEFDFTAFFQGAAGVKNYIQLVQLGQNGIATGKPTSAMLDSWTPSNPNATFPRLWITYSQNDPSSTVSSFWVRNASYLRLKNLQLGYTLPVDWAKKIGVKKLRVYYSGQNLLTFTSFYKWVDPEISAGQNGGGYPQLKINSFGLNATL from the coding sequence ATGAGGTTGTCAGCCTTTTTACTTCTGGTTTCTATACTTCAGGTTCGCGCGGCATCAACCGCAGCACAAACAATCAACCTGAATGCGTCCAACGCCTCGTTAACATCAGTTTTAAAACAAATTCAAAAGCAAAGCAGCTTTAATATCATTTATGATGCACAAATGATCAAAAAGGCCGTGGCGGTAAATGTGCACCTTAATAATGTAAGTTTGGTTAATGCCTTGGAACAATGTTTTCAAGGACAACCATTTACTTATGTGGTCAATGATAATACCATTATAATTACACCGAAGAAACAGGAAGAAAAACCTGCGCCGGCTATCATTATTAAGGGTATAGTTAAAGATTCAAAAGGCCTCCCTCTTCCCGGTGTTAGTGTTAAACTTAAGGGCACAGCCATTGGTACACAGACCAATACTGATGGTAGTTATACGATTACCGTGAATAATAGTAATAACGTATTGGCCTTCAGTTTTATTGGGTTTGTAACTCAGGAGGTAACTATAGGTGATAAAACCAGGATAGATATTGTTTTAGTTGATCAGGATTCCAAACTTTCTGAAGTTGTGGTTGTGGGTTATGGCACCCAGAAAAAAGCAAACCTTACGGGTGCAGTATCAACAGTTGGCTCTGCCCAATTGGAGAATCGACCGGTTACCGGTGTTACCAATGCTTTGGCAGGTACTGTTCCGGGCCTTACCATTATAACCAATAACGGCCAACCAGGTAAGGATGCGGGTAGTATTAACCTCAGGGGGCAATCGCTAAACGCTACTAATGCGTTAATGGTTATTGATGGTATTATCTCCGGAACCAATGAGCTCAACAATATCAACCCGAATGATATTGATAATGTTTCTGTTTTAAAGGATGCTGCATCCGCATCAATTTATGGAAACCGGGCCTCGGGTGGGGTTATTGTAATTACAACCAAAAAAGGAAAAAAGGGAACTGCGGTAATTACCTATAATAATTCTTTTGGTAAAAACACAGCTGTGGCCTTGCCCGATTATCTTCCGTCGTGGCAGGCTGCTACCATGTATGATCAGGCGCTGGTAAATGAAGGTGGTACTGCTCTTTATACCGATGCCCAAATACAAAAGTTTAAAGATGGCTCAGATCCATTTAATTATCCTAATACCGATTGGTTAAAGTATCTTTACTCCGGTAATGGCTTTCAACAAAACCATTATATAGGTGTTAGCGGTGGCAGCGACAAAACAACTTATGCGCTTTCGGCAGGTTACTTTGATCAAAATGGTATTACACCAAATACCAATACCAAGAAATATACGGCGCGCTTAAATTTAAATACCCAGCTAAAAGATAATTTATCTGCTTTTGGATATTTATCCTATGACTATCAGCCTGTAAGTGAGCCTCAAAACTCACGTGGGAACACTCCTGATTTTAGCCAGGTGATATTTCAGTTCAATAGGATATCACCTATTATCCCGGCGTATTATGCGAATGGTCAGTACGGAAGCATTTCGGATGGAAGCCCTTTGGCATGGCTCAAATCTCCATCGTTCAATCGTCAAAATTATTATAATTTTCAGGGAAGCGTGGGGATCGACTGGGAAATCATAAAAGGACTCCACTTTAAACCATCGTTAAACTATAAGTTTAACACCAATCAAAATACTAATTTTACCTCATCTATCCAGTATTATAACGCTCAAGGAGGTACCAATGGAACAGCAAACCTTGCCAGTTCGCTCCAGGAGTATGGCAGCTTTACTTATGTTTCGCCGCAGGTGTTATTAGAATATGGAACTAAAATAGGTAATCACAGTATTAAAGTTCTGGCTGGTGCATCGCAGGAGTATAGCAAGAATTACTATTTGAGAGGCTATAGGGAAGGTTTTATAAACAGTAGTTTAAGTGACCTGGATGCAGCACCGCCCGCAAATCAATCAACAGGAAGTAATACTCATGATGTAGCGCTCCGATCATTTTTTGGCAGGGCCAATTATGATTATAAAGGAAAATACCTGATAGAAGGCGACATGAGATATGATGGCTCATCCCGTTTTGCCCCGGCTAATAGATGGGGTGTTTTTCCTGGTGCTTCTGTAGGCTGGAGGATTTCTGAAGAAGACTTTTTTAGCAGTTTGAAATCAACAGTATCCAGTTTAAAGTTACGTGCAAGCTGGGGTAAATTAGGTAATCAGGATATTACAGGATATTATCCAACCATTGGAACAGTTAACTCTGGTCAAAATTATCCCTTTGGTGGTACTGTTATTGGTGGTCTTGCGCCAATCAATGGGGTTGATCCTACAATAGTATGGGAAAAATCAACACAAACTGATATTGGTTTAGATGCTGATTTTTTAAATGTATTTAGCCTGACTGTTGATTATTTCAATAAAAAAAACAGTGATGCTTTATATCAGGTAACACTTCCGGCAACTTATGGTTTGGGTGCACCTGTTGTAAACGCCTCAACTTCTCAAAACACCGGATGGGAGTTTGCTTTAACTTATCATGATAGGGCGGGGGCTTTTAGCTGGAATGTTACCGGAAATGCTGCATTAATAAAAAATAAAGTGTTAAAGTTAGGTACCACTAACGCTCCTCAAATAAACCCGCCAAACTATCCCAATGGTATTATAAATGAAGTTGGGCAACCCTTGGCCTCTTTTTACGGCTATGTAGCCGAAGGCTTGTTTCAGAACCAGGCGCAGGTTAACGCGCATGCAAGCCAGGCGGGGTTAGGTACAAATATAGGCCCTGGTGATATTATGTATAAGGATTTGAATGGCGATGGTAAAATAGATGCGAAAGACAAAACCGTATTAGGTTCTAACTTCCCTAAAGTTACCTACGGTCTCAATTTAAACCTGAATTGGAAAGAGTTTGATTTTACCGCATTTTTTCAGGGAGCTGCCGGTGTTAAGAACTATATTCAATTGGTTCAGTTGGGGCAAAACGGAATCGCGACAGGCAAACCAACCAGCGCTATGCTAGATAGTTGGACGCCAAGCAATCCAAATGCCACCTTTCCACGACTCTGGATAACTTATAGTCAAAACGATCCTTCATCTACCGTTTCATCGTTCTGGGTTAGAAATGCAAGTTACCTGCGATTAAAAAATTTACAATTGGGCTATACGCTACCTGTAGACTGGGCAAAAAAAATAGGTGTTAAAAAACTCCGGGTATATTATAGCGGACAAAATTTATTAACCTTTACCAGCTTTTACAAATGGGTTGATCCGGAAATCTCAGCCGGCCAAAACGGAGGCGGTTATCCCCAGTTAAAAATTAATTCCTTCGGCTTGAATGCGACTTTGTAA
- a CDS encoding SRPBCC family protein: MSTFTSNTSINKPISEVYAFLADFNNHQKLMPENIQEWVSTTDEAHFSIQNMAKLSLKIESRIPDQEIIIAPTVKPPFDLKLKWSLSFDNDHTDIVFTIDADLNMMMKMLASGPLQKLADHETNSLTEILS, encoded by the coding sequence ATGAGCACTTTCACCAGCAATACCAGCATTAATAAACCTATTAGCGAGGTCTATGCGTTTTTAGCCGATTTTAACAATCACCAGAAACTGATGCCGGAAAATATACAGGAATGGGTTTCAACTACGGATGAAGCTCATTTCAGCATCCAGAATATGGCTAAGCTTTCTTTAAAGATCGAAAGCCGTATCCCTGATCAGGAAATTATCATTGCACCAACAGTAAAGCCGCCCTTTGATTTGAAATTAAAATGGTCGTTATCTTTTGATAACGACCATACTGATATTGTTTTTACTATTGATGCAGATCTGAACATGATGATGAAGATGCTTGCCTCAGGACCGCTACAAAAACTGGCAGATCATGAGACCAATAGTTTAACCGAAATATTAAGTTAA
- a CDS encoding RNA polymerase sigma factor, translating into MIDIPIMPNESVLIDHKLVTLLREGDKEAFTKIYQRYWMVMYMHALKMLKSENDARDIVQEIFTSLWLKRQFIDPKVNLAGYLFVATKNKVLDLITHRRVRLDYLGSLSSFTETNGNQISARIEEKELLQALQYEIERLPVKMKQIFEMRIHEHLTYIEIADKLNISDKTVKKQISNAIQIIRPKLRHLSIAIIFLSRL; encoded by the coding sequence TTGATTGATATCCCAATTATGCCTAATGAATCTGTGCTTATTGACCATAAACTGGTTACTCTTCTGAGAGAGGGCGATAAAGAGGCATTTACCAAAATTTATCAGCGTTATTGGATGGTCATGTATATGCATGCACTAAAAATGCTCAAAAGTGAAAATGATGCGCGGGATATAGTGCAGGAGATATTTACATCTTTATGGCTCAAACGCCAATTCATTGATCCGAAGGTTAATTTAGCAGGATATCTTTTTGTCGCCACAAAAAATAAGGTTTTGGATTTGATAACCCACCGACGTGTCCGTTTGGATTATTTAGGATCGTTATCTTCTTTTACAGAGACTAATGGCAACCAAATATCAGCACGCATTGAAGAAAAAGAACTGCTACAAGCTCTTCAGTACGAAATTGAGCGATTACCTGTGAAAATGAAACAGATTTTTGAAATGCGGATTCATGAGCACCTAACTTATATAGAAATTGCCGATAAACTGAATATATCTGACAAAACGGTTAAAAAACAAATCAGCAATGCCATCCAGATAATCCGTCCTAAACTACGGCACCTCTCCATCGCCATCATATTTTTATCCAGATTGTAA
- the pyrE gene encoding orotate phosphoribosyltransferase yields MFNNNEIEQQVAEFLLQIKAIKLQPNNPFTWASGWKSPIYCDNRVTLSHPSIRTYIRQQLTVAIQEKFGSVGCIAGVATAGIPQGALVAQELGLPFIYVRSKPKDHGTGSLIEGDASTTTGKRVVVIEDLISTGKSSLQAVEALRAAGFEVAGLAAIFSYGFDVATENFKQASCPFVTLSNYNALIKYAEEHQYIADKDVAILKQWRENPAAWGQIASS; encoded by the coding sequence ATGTTTAATAATAATGAGATCGAGCAGCAAGTTGCTGAATTCCTGCTGCAAATTAAAGCAATTAAATTACAACCTAACAATCCTTTTACATGGGCGTCGGGATGGAAATCACCAATTTATTGTGATAACCGAGTAACACTTTCTCATCCCTCTATCCGTACTTATATCCGTCAGCAATTAACCGTTGCTATTCAGGAAAAATTTGGCAGTGTGGGTTGCATAGCCGGTGTAGCAACTGCCGGTATACCACAAGGAGCCCTGGTAGCTCAGGAATTGGGCTTACCATTTATCTATGTACGCTCCAAACCAAAAGATCATGGCACCGGCAGCCTTATTGAAGGCGATGCCTCCACCACTACCGGCAAACGCGTGGTAGTTATTGAAGACCTGATATCAACCGGCAAAAGCAGTTTACAGGCTGTGGAAGCCCTACGCGCCGCTGGTTTCGAAGTAGCAGGTCTTGCAGCCATATTCAGCTATGGTTTTGACGTAGCTACCGAAAACTTTAAACAGGCCAGTTGCCCATTTGTCACTTTATCAAACTATAATGCTTTAATAAAATATGCCGAAGAGCATCAATACATTGCGGATAAAGACGTGGCTATTTTAAAACAATGGCGCGAAAATCCGGCAGCCTGGGGACAAATAGCATCCAGCTAA
- a CDS encoding ABC-F family ATP-binding cassette domain-containing protein produces the protein MITVSNLSLRYGKRTLFEDVNLKFSQGNCYGIIGANGAGKSTFLKILSGDIDPTSGSVSFTPGERMAVLSQNHYAFDEFSVIETVMMGYKEMYAVMKEKDAIYLKEDFTDADGERAGELENLFAEMDGWNAESNAATLLSNLGIKEEFHYNLVKDLDNTQKVRVLLAQALFGKPDILLLDEPTNDLDIHTVSWLEDFLASYEAIVLVVSHDRHFLDTVCTHVVDIDFSKMTIYTGNYTFWYESSQLALKQRADQNKKAEDRVKELQEFIRRFSANASKSKQATSRKKALDKINLDEIQPSNRKYPGIIFNNLGREAGDQILQIENLSKTLNGELLFNNISLTVNKGDKIAILSQNSLATTALYNILTGRDTDFKGTFKWGVTINHADIPIDNAEYFKGKDDNLIDWLREYSPGEKDDQFIRGFLGRMLFSGEEVLKKSNVLSGGEKMRCMFSRMMLQQANLLMFDEPTNHLDLESITALNNGMKDFRGTILFTSRDHELVETVANRIFELTPGGYIDKLMTYDEYINSDVVEKQRTDLYALV, from the coding sequence ATGATTACGGTATCCAATCTATCATTACGTTACGGAAAACGGACTTTATTTGAAGACGTTAACCTTAAATTTTCACAAGGCAATTGCTATGGCATTATAGGCGCCAACGGTGCTGGTAAATCAACATTTTTAAAAATCCTTTCGGGCGATATTGATCCAACAAGTGGTTCGGTAAGCTTTACTCCGGGTGAGCGTATGGCGGTTTTAAGTCAGAACCATTATGCCTTTGACGAGTTTTCGGTTATTGAAACCGTAATGATGGGCTACAAAGAAATGTATGCCGTGATGAAGGAAAAAGACGCCATCTACCTGAAAGAAGATTTTACAGATGCCGATGGCGAGCGCGCCGGTGAACTGGAAAACCTTTTTGCCGAAATGGATGGATGGAATGCCGAAAGCAATGCCGCTACCCTGTTGAGTAACCTGGGCATTAAAGAGGAATTTCATTATAACCTGGTGAAGGACTTGGATAATACTCAAAAAGTACGTGTATTATTAGCACAAGCCCTTTTTGGCAAACCCGATATTTTACTACTGGATGAGCCTACCAACGATTTGGACATTCATACCGTAAGTTGGCTGGAAGATTTCCTGGCGTCATACGAGGCTATCGTTTTGGTAGTATCGCACGACAGGCACTTCCTGGATACTGTTTGTACCCACGTGGTGGATATCGATTTTTCTAAAATGACCATCTATACCGGTAACTATACGTTCTGGTATGAGTCGAGCCAACTAGCCTTAAAACAACGTGCCGATCAGAATAAAAAAGCCGAAGACCGTGTTAAGGAGTTGCAGGAGTTTATCCGCCGCTTTAGTGCCAACGCATCTAAATCAAAACAAGCTACCAGCCGTAAAAAAGCGTTGGATAAGATCAATCTTGACGAGATACAGCCATCAAACCGTAAATATCCCGGAATTATATTCAATAATCTGGGCCGTGAAGCTGGCGACCAGATATTACAGATCGAGAATTTAAGTAAAACCCTTAACGGCGAGCTTTTATTCAACAACATCAGTCTTACGGTAAACAAGGGTGATAAGATTGCCATATTATCACAAAACAGTTTGGCAACCACTGCCCTATACAATATTTTAACCGGCCGTGATACCGATTTTAAAGGAACCTTTAAATGGGGCGTAACTATTAACCATGCCGATATTCCGATTGACAACGCTGAGTATTTTAAAGGTAAAGATGATAACCTGATCGACTGGCTGCGCGAGTACTCACCGGGCGAAAAGGATGATCAGTTTATCCGCGGCTTTTTAGGCCGGATGCTGTTCTCGGGCGAAGAGGTATTGAAAAAAAGCAACGTACTGTCTGGTGGTGAAAAAATGCGCTGTATGTTTAGCCGTATGATGCTGCAACAAGCCAATTTACTGATGTTTGATGAACCTACCAACCACTTGGATCTGGAATCGATCACAGCGCTTAATAATGGCATGAAAGACTTCAGAGGCACCATCCTGTTCACCTCACGAGATCATGAGCTGGTAGAGACCGTAGCCAATCGCATATTTGAATTAACCCCGGGCGGTTACATCGACAAACTGATGACCTACGACGAATATATCAACAGCGATGTTGTAGAAAAACAACGGACTGACTTATACGCTTTAGTATAA
- a CDS encoding RagB/SusD family nutrient uptake outer membrane protein, producing MKNKFILNILAISLLFSACKKDFLNRNPQDSYTNNSLWTSATDATAALAGVYNGWTSVDFMIKADCVADNGYSQWPWEGFQVYGNGSVNPSLVGGPGYPSTNAYKAYSYTTITRCNFFLANIDKAPIDAKQKANMVAQVKFLRAYEYFLMSQLYGDVPLVTTLLSPDESLISVRAPRADIVKFILSELAAAAPDLPVTNNSGDGHITQGAALALKARLELYTGDYANCITDCQAVIKMGYTLYPSFTDLFRMKYQNNNSEVILSAQYVQTNYSNNTPGQLSTNSSGGYAALVPLQNLVDAYEMNNGKPITDPASGYDTANPYANRDPRLAATIMYPGQQFTQPNGTLTYYNPFDPQGSDYYASRNNSSPGAYLVKKYTPNLSDFSQLFNTGLNMPVIRYAEVLLTDAEAKIELGKIDGTVYDDIDAIRLRAGMPRTDKAVYGSQSNLRALVRNERRVELAFEGLRFFDIQRWKIGAQVMPGTVYGAKLGTVDPTTGKYTITGAPLRLETRAFADKNYLWPLPQSEIDLDKKLTQNPGY from the coding sequence ATGAAAAATAAATTTATATTAAATATACTGGCTATATCATTGCTTTTTTCGGCCTGTAAAAAAGATTTTTTGAACAGGAACCCGCAGGACTCATATACTAATAACAGCTTATGGACCTCGGCAACCGACGCTACCGCAGCGCTCGCGGGTGTTTATAATGGCTGGACGAGTGTTGACTTTATGATTAAAGCTGATTGCGTAGCAGATAATGGTTATAGCCAATGGCCGTGGGAAGGTTTCCAGGTATATGGCAATGGTTCCGTTAACCCCTCACTTGTTGGTGGCCCTGGCTACCCTTCAACCAATGCTTACAAGGCATACAGCTATACAACCATAACCCGTTGTAATTTCTTTTTGGCCAACATTGATAAAGCGCCTATTGATGCAAAACAAAAGGCAAATATGGTGGCCCAGGTAAAATTTTTGCGCGCTTATGAATATTTTTTAATGAGCCAACTTTATGGCGATGTGCCATTGGTTACAACATTGCTCTCCCCGGATGAATCTTTGATCTCTGTCAGAGCGCCAAGGGCCGATATAGTTAAATTTATTCTCAGCGAACTGGCAGCTGCGGCCCCTGATTTGCCCGTTACCAATAACTCGGGAGATGGCCATATTACTCAAGGTGCGGCTTTAGCATTAAAGGCACGGCTGGAACTTTATACCGGGGATTATGCCAATTGTATTACCGATTGCCAGGCGGTAATAAAAATGGGATATACCTTGTACCCAAGTTTTACTGATCTTTTTAGAATGAAATATCAAAATAATAATTCTGAGGTCATCCTGTCAGCGCAATATGTGCAAACAAACTATTCCAATAATACGCCAGGCCAATTATCTACCAACTCTTCTGGAGGCTACGCAGCTCTCGTTCCGCTACAAAACCTGGTAGATGCTTATGAGATGAATAATGGCAAACCGATAACTGATCCTGCGTCAGGCTATGATACAGCTAATCCATATGCAAACCGCGACCCCCGCCTGGCAGCTACCATTATGTATCCGGGTCAGCAATTTACGCAACCAAATGGTACACTTACTTATTATAATCCTTTTGACCCTCAGGGATCTGATTATTATGCAAGCCGTAATAATAGTTCGCCGGGAGCCTACCTGGTTAAAAAATACACACCAAATCTAAGCGATTTTAGTCAGCTATTTAACACCGGATTAAACATGCCGGTTATACGCTATGCCGAAGTTTTATTAACCGATGCCGAAGCGAAGATAGAATTGGGTAAAATTGATGGTACCGTGTATGATGATATAGACGCGATACGACTAAGGGCGGGAATGCCCCGTACAGATAAAGCCGTATACGGTAGCCAAAGCAACCTGCGTGCCCTGGTGCGCAACGAACGCCGGGTTGAACTGGCATTTGAGGGACTGCGTTTTTTTGACATCCAACGTTGGAAAATTGGCGCGCAGGTGATGCCAGGGACAGTTTACGGGGCTAAATTAGGTACAGTAGACCCCACTACGGGCAAATATACCATAACAGGGGCACCATTAAGGCTTGAAACCCGGGCGTTTGCTGATAAAAATTATTTATGGCCGCTTCCGCAATCTGAAATTGACCTTGATAAAAAATTAACGCAAAACCCTGGTTATTAA
- a CDS encoding FecR family protein gives MTREQAQDLLNRSQLGECTAEEQALLDRWYFHEAAKQEATDGPGDVMEEERLIWNRILQKIPEDNNTRYFKRRYSIAAAVILFCFASGAYFLLKRPVVDNLKAKRQLLKNDIAPGGNKAVLTLANGTRIILDDAKNGSISQNTSVKVTKTSNGVLIYHFNKNISGKNIAAYSAINTITTPRGGQYQIVLEDGTRVWLNSASYIKFPEAFIDKNRQVELSGEAYFEVAKNKAKPFIVKANGTEVQVFGTHFNVNAYADNSNIATTLLEGSVSMTYAGATVMLKPGQQGVTNKAGEPIKTGFVDAEEVMAWKNGLFIFHDQSIANIMKQVSRWYDVDVEYKDGVQNKEFGGTISKYKNITELLNNIQLTQTIHYKLEGRRVIIMK, from the coding sequence ATGACCAGGGAACAAGCCCAGGATTTATTGAATAGAAGTCAACTCGGCGAATGTACAGCGGAAGAGCAAGCACTTTTGGATCGCTGGTATTTTCATGAAGCTGCCAAGCAAGAAGCAACCGACGGTCCCGGGGATGTCATGGAAGAGGAACGCTTGATCTGGAACAGGATACTCCAAAAAATTCCTGAAGATAATAATACACGATATTTTAAAAGGCGATATTCCATCGCTGCAGCAGTGATCCTTTTCTGCTTCGCTTCAGGTGCTTATTTTCTTTTAAAAAGGCCGGTTGTCGATAATTTGAAAGCAAAAAGACAATTACTTAAAAATGATATAGCTCCGGGAGGTAATAAAGCAGTTTTAACACTTGCAAACGGCACCCGGATTATATTAGATGACGCTAAAAATGGCAGTATTTCTCAAAACACCAGTGTTAAGGTAACTAAAACAAGCAACGGCGTTTTGATTTATCATTTTAATAAAAACATCTCAGGTAAAAATATAGCAGCATACTCTGCAATTAATACCATTACAACTCCGCGTGGTGGCCAGTATCAGATTGTGTTAGAAGACGGGACAAGGGTGTGGCTGAATTCGGCATCCTATATTAAATTTCCAGAAGCTTTTATCGATAAAAACAGACAGGTTGAACTAAGCGGTGAGGCTTATTTTGAGGTGGCCAAAAATAAAGCCAAGCCCTTTATCGTAAAGGCAAACGGAACCGAGGTACAGGTATTTGGGACTCATTTTAATGTAAATGCCTATGCCGATAATTCTAACATAGCTACAACATTATTGGAAGGCTCCGTTAGTATGACTTATGCAGGTGCTACCGTAATGCTTAAGCCTGGGCAGCAAGGGGTAACCAATAAGGCCGGCGAACCAATCAAAACCGGTTTCGTAGATGCCGAAGAAGTTATGGCCTGGAAAAATGGCCTTTTTATATTTCACGACCAAAGTATTGCCAATATCATGAAACAGGTTAGCAGGTGGTACGATGTTGATGTTGAATATAAGGATGGTGTACAAAACAAAGAGTTTGGTGGCACTATATCCAAATACAAGAATATAACGGAATTGCTAAACAATATACAACTTACTCAAACCATACATTATAAACTTGAGGGAAGGAGGGTGATTATTATGAAGTAG